The Arachis hypogaea cultivar Tifrunner chromosome 14, arahy.Tifrunner.gnm2.J5K5, whole genome shotgun sequence DNA window tgctatttttgattctgtttttaatttttgtatttgttttgtgattccacatgatcatgaacctaataaaacatgaaagaacaataaaaatagaaataaaattagataaataaaaattgggttgcctcccaacaagcgcttctttaatgtcaataacttgacagtgggctctcatggagccacacaggtgatcaggtcaattttatagactcccaacaccaaacttagagtttggatatgagagttcaacaccaaacttagagtttggctgaggcctcccaacaccaaacttagagtttgactgtgggggctttagttgactttgtactgagagaagctttctatgcttcctctccattgttacagacggagattcttgagttttagacacaaggttgtcctcattcagatgaaggatcaattctcctctgtttacatcaatcacagctcttgctgtggctaggaagcgtcttccaaggatgatggattcatcctcattcttcccagtgtctaggattatgaaatcagcagggatgtaaaggccttcaacctttactaacacgtcctctactagtccataagccattttcatagatttgtctgccatctctaatgagaaattggtagtctgtacctcaaggattcccagtttctccattacagagagtggcatgaggtttatccccgacccaaggtcacatagagccttcttaaaggtcatggtgcctatggtacaaggtattaagaactttccaggatcttgtttcttctgaggtaatgtcagttgatccagatcactcagttcattgatgagcaagggaggttcatcttcccaagtctctttaccaaataatttggcatttagcttcatgattgcaccaaggtacttggaaacttgatcttcagtaacatcctcattctcttcagaagaagaatactcatcagagcttatgaagggcataagaaggttcaatggaatctctatggtctctagatgagccttagattcccttggttcctcagagggaaactccttgttgatcactagatgtcccaggaggtcttcctcactgggattcacatcctcttcctcccttgtaggttcagccatgatggtcaattcaatggccttgtactctccttttggcttttcttttgtatcgcttgggagagtactaggaggagtttcagtgacccttttactcagctggcccacttgtgcctccaaatttctaatggaggaccttgtttcattcatgaaactcaaagtggccttagaaagatcagagactatatttgctaagctagatggatcctGCTCAGagctctctgtcttttgctgagtggatgatggaaaagtcttgctattgctaaacctgtttctcccaccattgttgaagccttgttgaggcttttgttgatccttctatgagatatttgggtgatttctccatgagggattataggtgtttccatagggttcacccatgtaattcacctctgctattgcagggttcttaggatcataagcttcttcttcagaagatgcctcttgagtactgttggatgcagcttgcattccattcagactttgagaaatcatattgacttgctgagtcaatattttattctgagccaatatggcattcagagtatcaatttcaagaactcccttcttcataggcgtcccattactcacaggattcctttcagaagtgtacatgaactggttatttgtaaccatgtcaatgagttcctgagcttctgcaggcgttttctttaagtgaatggatccacctgcagaatggtccaatgacatctttgatagttcagacagaccatcatagaatatatccaggatggtccattctgaaagcatgtcagaaagacactttttggtcagttgcttatatctctcccaggcttcatagagggattcaccttctttctgtctgaaggtttggacatccactctaagcttactaagcttttgaggaggaaagaacttggctaagaaagccgtgaccagcttatcccaagaattcaggctatctttggattgagatgcttcttccatgtagattggaattaggtgcagtaaagtcaccaagcatcttccttgcattattattatttttggctaccatctccttttccttttcgaaaatttctataaggttgtctctggattgttgtattttagcttcttttagtttccttttcagagtcctttcaggttcaggatctgcttcaacaagaatgttcttgtccttgctcctgctcatatgaaaaagaagggaacaaaaaataataatagggatcctttttaccatagtatagaggttcccttatgtgagtagaagaaaagaagaaaaagaatgaagaagagaagaattcgaactcagaggAGGATGGGGTTCAAATttttgggtggaagagaagtgttagtagatgaataaataaatagaaggagatgagaggtgagagaatttcgaaaattaattaaaataaaaattaaaaattaaagttaaatttcgaaaaggacggattttcgaaaattagttaattaaaaaggaattttggaaaaaaggagggattttcgaaaattaaaggtagaAAGTTAGTTAGgcgattttgaaaaagataagaataaaaaaaaaagttaagttgttaagagattttgaaaatcaaattttggaaagataagattgaaaaaagatgtgattgaaacaaaaagataagattgaatgaaaaagatttgaaagtctaattttgaaaagataggaagttagaaaagaagttagaaaagattttaaatttgatttcgaaaaagatataattgaaattgaaaaagatatgattgaaaattattttgaaaaaggtttaaaaaagaaatttaaaaagatttgattttgaaaattaaagttgattacttgactaacaagaaacaaaaagatttgattttaaaatttaaagaaatctACTCGACCTACGAAGTCATTTCCTATACCTATTCTACCTATACATAGGAATACGTGACTGAGTAAGTACCTAAAAAACCTTTTTGCTTTTCCCATGTCTTTCTTGGTTGGTAAACCCAACCAGCGATTTACAACAAACCCTGTCTTTGACGGTGATCATAGCGCTGGAAAAGTAATCGAATGTTTTCATCTTCTATTTGACTTACTACGGGCATCACATGGCGGCTAATCGGCTCCACCTCTGAAGGCGCACCATCTTTGGTACCATGATTGTCGTTGTTGAAATACCGTCCCAAAGcaaaagaaagaggaaaggcTGTCAAAGTCGATGATCATGCCTTGAGGGTTGAATATGAATGGCTCCCTACTATCAGTTACCACTGTGTGAGTCTTCGATCTGGCTCTTGTGTCCCTGTAGGTTTATAGCACGCTAGGCTAGCTAAGAAAGGTATTctatctttctctttttgttgTTCGGCTCGATAGAATTGTTTAGAATCCTCTCCTAGCTTCGAGAGAGTACCAAATGCTGACGAAGGTTACCGACTTTCGGTGGACGCAGAGCCAACGAGCTTGAAGAGCCGCAGAAGATCTGATTTACTCTCATCAATAGTGATGTTATGCTTTTCTTCTATTCGGAAAGTGTCGTTTTTTGTTTCTTTGCCTGGGTAAGAGCTTGACGCCGCCCTTTCGACAAGAGAGTCAATATCGCTTATTCCATTCCATCAACAGCTAACTCGATGGGACTGTGCGCTCCGGGGGTTTTTTGGGGTCTCATTAAGGGTTCATCCTATAGCTACTTAGGATCCGATCTATAGCGCGCCACCCACCCAATTAAGGCTACCAGCAGCGGATTGAACCcttcttattaggcaagtaacaaactttacatttttgaatcaatcacattaattgttagtaatattcttgaaaattatgagatagaattaagaaaaggatttttgaaaaatatttttataattttcaaagataaataggaaaaaatgaaaaagatttgatttttgaaaaagatttttaaaaaagataggattttcaaattgaaaatttgatttgactcataagaaacaactaaattttaaaaagttttgaaaaagtcaactcaaattttcgaaaatttatgagtgaaaaagggaaaaatatttttttttatttttgaatttttaatgatgaaagagaaaaacaaaaaattgactcaatgcatgaaaattttggatcaaaacatgtgatgcatgcaagaacattatgaatgtcaagatgaataccaagaacttatttttgaaaatttttaagaaaaaataaacatgcaagacaccaaacttaaaaatttttaatttttagacactacgaattcaagaatgcatatgaaaaacaagaaaagacacaaaacaagaaaatatgaagatcaaacaggAAGACTTGGCCAAcaacaaaaacttggtgtgcaaaatcgtgatctttacttccttggtaacggcgctaaaaacttcatacgcacgttcatattcttaattttgtttcacaacttcgtacaactaaccagcaagtgcactgggtcgtccaagtaataccttacgtgagtaagggtagaatcccacggagattattggtatgaagcaagctatggttatcttgtaaatctcagtcaagcggattaaattgttttaagaaattatagtggatgaaaataaataaaatataaaataggatagtggtacttatctaattcattggtgagaatttcagataagtgtatagagatgctttcgttcctctgaacctctgctttcctgctgtcttcatccaatcaatcctactcctttccatggcaagctttgtgtagggcatcaccgttgtcaatggctactttccatcctctctgtgaaaatggtccaatgcgctgtcactacatggctaatcatctggaggttctcgatcatactggaataggattcaccatccttttgcgtctgtcactatgcccagcactcgcgagtttgaagctcgtcacagccatcccttcccggatcctactcgaaataccagagacaaggtttagacttttcggatctcaagaatggccatccatgggttctaacttataccacgaagattctgattaagaaatccaagagatactcattcaatcgtaggtagaacgaaagtggttatcaggcacacgttcatagggaatgatgatgagtgtcacgatcatcacattcatgttgaagtgcgaatgaatatcttagaagcggaataagcctgaattgaatagaaaacagtagtactttgtattaattcatgaggaacagtagagctccacaccttaatctatggtgtgtagaaactctaccgttgaaaatatataagtgatgaaggctcaggcatggccgaattgccagcccccaaacgtgatctaaagatgaaactaaagatgtaaatacaatagtaaaaagtcctatttatactaaactagttactagggtttacagaaatgagtaaatgatgcagaaatctacttctggggcccacttggtgtgtgcctgggctgagcttgaagtttacacgtggagaggccattcttggagttgaacaccagtttgtaacatgtttctggcgttgaactccactttgcaacttgtttctggcgctgaacaccagactgcaacatggaactggcgttcaacgccagtttgcgtcgtctaaactcgggcaaagtatggactattatatatttctggaatgccctggatgtatactttccaacgcaattggaagcgagccatttggagttttgtagctccagaaaattcactttgagtgcagggaggtcagaatccaacagcatctgcattccttcttcaacctctgaatctgatttttgctcaggtccctcaatttcagccacaaaatacctgaaatcacagaaaaacacacaaactcatattaaagtccagaaatgtgatttttaactaaaaactaataaaaatatactaaaaactaactaaatcatactgaaaactatgtaaaaacaatgccaaaaagcgtataaattatccgctcatcacaacccatggataagtcctcatgatatttgcattcattcatcaagtatttgttgattgttagatgacttgcaaatctttgaaaaacatgattaaaggagcaTAAAGTGATTAAGCCCAACACACTGAGCGACTAGAGCGTAAACACATatggtgaggggttcgatcgctcaattctatgctTACATCCCTTATCTTGTGTCTTCTTGTAAGTTGttgaagttaattttaaaaatttcaaatcaaatctttggatgTGGATCATGTTGCATTAATTCCTTACCTTAGCCTTAAGGCTTGTTTTGAATTGATTGAAATTCTcttgtttgtttttgccaaactccATAGGGAACCATAGTATAGGTAGAAGTAGTTAGCATTTAGTATAGTTACATGAATAtaagtagttgcattgaataaattgcttgccctttttatccttctcctttgattgtgattagcatgaggacatgctattgtttaagtgtgggggaattgatgaatccatattcgatgataaattttggattgatttgagtggatttcatcatacaaacccacatttattcatccaaatagcatgcttttgtgttttctctctacatTGTGCCTAATTgtaaaaacatgctattttgtgcttaatttaatcacttttatcccattcgatgccttgatggttttgatgagtgatttcaggtataataggtaggaatggcttgataagagtggaagaagagcatgcaagagggaggaaacatgaagaaaacaaaggagaagcacacattggagtgtgcatacgcacaaccttctatgcatacgcacaagaagcacaacagcatgtgtgcgtacgcacaaccttcTATACGTACACACAAGAAGCACAATAgcatgtgtgtgtacgcacaacaatctgtgtgcacgcacaagtgAAAGATTAGTAAGTGTGCGTATACACATGTCTGTacgtacgcacaagtcccagcACGTGATctcattaatgcaaatcactGGGGGCTATTTCTAGGCCTACAGAGCCCAGTTTTGGGACTTTCTGAGGCTGATGAGTGCTATATCAAACGGCCATCATTCCATGAgaaaaggggggagcaattaggtttagtttagcatcatgtaggtcattttctagagagagaagctccctcttcgctctagaacctagggtttttagcttaatttctttgtaatttctctttttaattcttgtttttatctagtttcttctacctttcgtTGTTCTATTGCCTTAATTTTCTcatgttatcttgttaatttctcatttttgttactttttatgtttatgagcactCTTATTATTTTGActtccatttaatgcaatttatgttttatgttcctttattgtttaattgagttgttgctcttacttttcttgcttggtagttgtagattttattaattcttgatATTTTACAATGTTTTCCCTTTACGcgtaccaagtgtttgataaaatgcttggttggatttttgcctagtttttcacactcttgattGAGAAATTGTGtgattgggtgaacttgagtggtggatgtccattccacattgtgtgaggattgttaactgatttggtttccactaactctatgccttccattaatagagttggctaggacttgtggattgagatcaattatgcccttttgactaatcgtcgatgttaggattgactaattgggattaattttaCACAATTACGATGTtggtggtccataactaggataggaatccttaattctcCAATTCTTTCCAAGAGCCCTTTTTAGTATttgaatttccattttcattgcttttacttgctttcCATTTAATTACTTGCCATTTTAATTCCATGCCTCTTATaaccaaaaaccccaaaatacccaATAACCAATAATAGAACATTTCAttacaactcctagggaagacgacccaggATTTAAAAACTCCCgattattttgtattaattgtgacatctttagattaaaatttgattgatggtCGATTGTTGGGtttgggactatacttgcaacggaatctACTTTGTGAAACTCCAAACCTACTTTTGGCCCTCTATCAGTACATTGCATGAAaggtaagtggcaacaccaatcttagtgtgacactttcattttagaatgatgcaagtacccagtgaagatttggaaatcaaattgttacatagcaacaccaaacttattctcTGCAGTCACATGCTAAATTTtctgaaagtaaactaagcaaagaaagaaaattgtttccaacggttgggttgcctcccaagaaGCGCTCTTTTAATGGCTACTAATTCTTTAATTTAACTTATGTTTTTGCCGCAATTATATATTTACCATTATTACTATGTGTTATAGTGGCCATTATTACTATTGTGagaaaattatctttttttttgttttttaattttaatatttctaaattattagtggcCATTACCACTATTGCCGCTAAACTTTTATTGTcactttttttatctttatctcctaattcaAATTGAGAAACGGAAAAAgagaaaaactggaaaaaaaagaaatatcgcCACTGGGTTGATTCGCGTAATCCCTCAATCGCTGATCATTACTGCCATAACCGTTGCCTTTGCCAACAGCCGACGTTTATCATCCTACTCCTTGGACCTCATTTCCATTCGATCTACCTCAGATCTGCATCGCCGTCATTGTTTGTTCATCTCAGATCTACGTCGCCAAAGTCTTTCAGCCACCGTTGTTGTTCTTGTCGCAACACCACACCTCCGCCGCTTGCACCGCCACTGTTCTTGCGCATAGACGCACAAGATTATCGTCGTCGCTAGGTCTTTTccctttgtttttttattttggtttgaatATTCAGAAGCCTATGATTATCTCTCTGTGTTATTACTTTTGCTATGTTTACTTGGATGATCCTAATGAATCTAATTGATCAAGCTGAAATCAAAGTATTTTTTCAGTAATAAATCTTATTTGGATTTTGGTTTAAGTGTTTGAAATTCTTTCTTAAGAGTTTCAATAagattatgttttttttattacttaGAACATAAAAATGTTTGAGAGTCTATTTGCAGTGGTGATTGTTGGCAAGGAGTAAGATGCTGATACTGCATTGTCTAATTTTGTGGGTTTTAGAGTTTCATCATTGCTAGTTTTGTTGTCTTTAAATTACTCAACCAACTATATTGGGAGAAAATATGTTCATGGATTTAAATTATGAACTTCATTCTCAATTTGAAGAAGATTATGAACTGCATTTTCAATTTCCATGTTTCAATTTGAGGCTAAAACCTGTTTAAGCAAACATAAGtgcatataacaaaaaaaataatgtcATAATTTTATGACGTGTTATACATTTTTCTCGCTCTCTCTGTTCTGTTTCAATAATGGAATTGGGAAGCATACTCCACTTCATTGAGGATAAGACCATTCTCATCACTGAAGCCACTGGCTTCCTTGCTAAAAGTACATATGTTATTCTTTCTTTCAATGTATAATTCATTCATATTactaaatatatttatgtatttgGTTTTGTAATATAAAAACAGTTAAGGTAGAGAAGATACTGGTGGAGAAGATACAAATTTTGCAAAATGAGGTACTATTAATACTTAGTCTGTTACACTTGCTTGCTTTTCCAAATAATACTATTAATTGTTGCAGATCATAGGCAAAGAGCTGTTTAGATTGATAAAGGAAAACTTAGGTCCAAACTTCAATTCCTTTATAGCACAAAATTTGACACTCGTCCTAGGGAATATTTCTCGCCAAGATTTGGGTTTAAACTCTCATTCTATTCTCAAGCAACAAATTTATGACCAAACACATGCTATTTTTAATTTAGCTGCAACTACCAACTTTGATGAAAGGTACacagtacatacatatatatattctgatgattttttaattttctttgaatatgaaattaataaattaatattatattgcAGGTATGATATATCGTTGAGTGACGATCGTGATTTCTGCCAgtaaaaaatgtcataaaaacagtcgcgttgtagatatagtctctaaaccgacaaaaatccctttcgtacaaacgttttgggtgtcacaagtaacaaaccccttaaaaattgttaaccaaaTATTCAAACCTcgtgtcgtcttctcaaggaactgtgaggaagtatgttcttattatcggttataaaggttgtaatcggggtttagaaggtgagaagcaagtaatttaaatgacgagtgaattaaatggcaattaaaaataaataataactgtaaaacaacttttggcaagataagggaaattagaagtccaacttagttatccctctcaataataatgaaagttgtatcttatttctacttagttaacctatgaagcaaaggtaagtcaagggactaattagtttgaccttcgaatcctatttatttcctaggaagaagttgggattattgaagttcagatcaattagcaagataacgattatcaattatgctgagttcaataatgttgagtcactgatttcttaaccaagaacaaaaggggaaaaagtaaattgctggaataataaaagtggccttagatgggaagcaatggcaacttaaatcaaagagaacaatcataaactgaaaaataccttaaatatcattaattcaaatagaaatctgtaacatggaataattcataatttaaattataataatcaattcaaatattggaatcaaataaataaaagtaaaattgaaataaaagaacattaaaacctggatccagagttactcccaaaacaagaagaagtcctaattcataagagagaaagagaatctctctctaaactaaatctaaatcatgaaaactagaaattggcgagctctccttgaatggatgcattcctccactttataacctctaatctatgctttctgtacttggatctgggccaaaaagggcttcaaaaattgctgggggcgtattctgtaaattctgatacgtggcctctgtcacgcgtccgcgttgctcacgcggtcgcgtaatctggagcttttcctttccacgcgggagcgtcagtcacgcgtccgcgtcgtgggtgttctactcaaggcgcgcggtcgcgtcagtcatgcggccgcgtcgctgcttctttgcttctggcacgcgatcgcgtcgtctatgcgatcgcgtggataccagtttccttaaagctccgttttgccttctccttccatttttgtatgtttccttttttcatcctttaagtcattcagtcttaggaaacctgaagctactcaacacactaatcacggcatcgaacggaaataaaggtaattaaaataattaatttttttaaagcttaggaaacatgtttttcacaatatgacataataaggaagggaaagtaaaaccatgcaattaatgtgaataagtaggtgaagagttgaataaatcactctaattaagcacaaaagaactcatgaaatatgggtttatcattgaGCCTAAATACATTTCGAGTTAAGCACATCATAAATTTGTCCAAAAAATGCACTAAACTTGATGTGCCTATACATATATCAACaagtttgtatatatatattatatatatatatatatatatatatatatatatatatatatatgattagctACTAATCTGGCTATTAATATGAGACAAGGAGTCATATCATGCTCCAAGATTTGTatcaagtattttattttttttgcttgaAAAGGGGCATTGACTGTTGTGGATATCCAAAAAACCAAGAGTGGTGCCATGCTCCAAGATTTTGTTTATTGCTAGTAGTAGTATTTTAgtaggttgcaaatctttgccaTGCCATAATTAGCTGCAGAAGTATAGTACTTCTAGGAAATTTACTTTGGGTCAAAGTAACAAAATATTTAAGTACTATGTTTGAAAATTGATGAACGATTTAttgatggtaaagaatttcaGGAATgagatctcgttgcaagtatagtttctaaaccaacaataatcctttcatacaaaaatttgtttgtcacaagtacaaacccctaataaaactaataaccgaagtatttaaacctcgggtcgtctctcaaaggaattgcaggaaagtgttcttgttattggttatggacatgtatattttgggattttgagtaagaaacaagaaaagtaaatggcaatgaaattcaaatgataaaaagatcttggcaagttttagtggtcaaggatctctatccttatcactaaccacaacatgataattgcaaggatcaatcccattaaatcatcctctaaagagtaa harbors:
- the LOC114925196 gene encoding alcohol-forming fatty acyl-CoA reductase-like; this translates as MELGSILHFIEDKTILITEATGFLAKIKVEKILVEKIQILQNEIIGKELFRLIKENLGPNFNSFIAQNLTLVLGNISRQDLGLNSHSILKQQIYDQTHAIFNLAATTNFDERYDISLSDDRDFCQ